The nucleotide window ACGGAAGAAATTCAACCTATTTTGGGGATTATTTAGACAATTTCGAAATGACAAAAACATACTTTTGTATAAATATTATCAATGTTTATCAATGGAGGTATTAAAGGATAGGGCTCACGACAATGTTATCCCAGAAAAACAAAATCAAACGAAAAAACCTCTACCTGAGTAATGTGACTGGCAAAGGTTTTCTAATCCATACAATTTCTCTATTAAATACCATCCCGAAGGTTTTCTAAGATTGGAAACAGCTCTTCCAAGTGCTTAATTTCATATGTAGGAATGACTTCATTTCGCTCTTTTTTGTGACGATTGATCCAAACCGTTTTAATACCAGCACAGTTAGCACCTAGAATATCGGTCATCAGGTTATCTCCAACCATTATAACTTCCTCTTTCTTCACCGAAAGAAGTGACAAAGCATGTTCAAAAATGGATGGATCAGGTTTTCCTTTGCCAAAAGCACCGGAAATCACAATTTCATCGAAATAAGGGACAAGTTCTGGCGTTATCTCTAGTTTCGTATTTTGTAAATCGGGTGAGCCATTTGTCAACAAGAGAAGCTTAAATTTTCCCTTTAAGAGGTCGAGTGTTGTAAAGGTTTCCTCGTATACAATCGGAGACTTTCTCCGTTCTTGCGGGAAAAGCTCTGCTAACCATTCGCCAAAGTCAGGGTCATCCACTCCCATCATCCTTAGCCCTGTTGTCCAGGCATCTTTCCGATAAACAGGAGCCGTTTCTTTCATCTTCATAAAATTAGAATCATTTTCATCCAAAAAATTACCCCATAACCCTTCAAATGGATTAATCCCTATCATTTGCGTAAAAGGGTAAAAATCATAGGAAGAGTAAAGTTTTCTCGCAGCCTCACGAACAGCATCTTCCAATTGATCAGCATCAACGCCGTACCGATTTTCAGCTGCTTTACATGTTGAAGCGAACGCATCCTTAACACTCTTTTGATCCCAAAGTAATGTATCATCTAAATCAAAAAATATCGCTTTTATCATGAACCTCACACCCTTTTTTCAAAACTATTTTTACTAGTTTACCATTTTACTACTTTAAAGCAAATAATTTTGCAAAAAATTCAAAAAAGTGTATGAAAGAGTTTCGTCATACACTTTTTAGTAACATCCTG belongs to Neobacillus sp. OS1-2 and includes:
- a CDS encoding HAD family hydrolase; this encodes MIKAIFFDLDDTLLWDQKSVKDAFASTCKAAENRYGVDADQLEDAVREAARKLYSSYDFYPFTQMIGINPFEGLWGNFLDENDSNFMKMKETAPVYRKDAWTTGLRMMGVDDPDFGEWLAELFPQERRKSPIVYEETFTTLDLLKGKFKLLLLTNGSPDLQNTKLEITPELVPYFDEIVISGAFGKGKPDPSIFEHALSLLSVKKEEVIMVGDNLMTDILGANCAGIKTVWINRHKKERNEVIPTYEIKHLEELFPILENLRDGI